Proteins encoded by one window of Winogradskyella sp. PG-2:
- a CDS encoding HU family DNA-binding protein, protein MTKADLVAKISDKLGIEKGDVQATVETFMEEVKTSLESGDNVYLRGFGSFIIKTRAEKTGRNISKNTTIKIPAHNIPAFKPAKVFLEGVKSNVEVN, encoded by the coding sequence ATGACAAAAGCTGATTTGGTGGCTAAAATATCTGATAAATTAGGTATTGAGAAAGGCGACGTACAAGCAACAGTAGAGACTTTTATGGAAGAAGTGAAGACTTCTTTAGAGAGCGGAGATAACGTTTATTTAAGAGGTTTCGGAAGTTTTATTATTAAAACAAGAGCAGAAAAAACTGGTCGTAATATTTCAAAAAATACTACAATAAAAATACCTGCTCACAACATACCTGCTTTTAAGCCTGCTAAAGTATTTTTGGAAGGTGTAAAATCTAATGTTGAAGTAAACTAA
- a CDS encoding gliding motility-associated protein GldE, with amino-acid sequence MDPEPTVLISNLLVINTSLIISVVLLIILLLCSALISGAEVALFSLTKSNIDEGEENKSVPMEIIATLLERPKKLLATILVANNFINIAVVLLFAYIGETLFSSITNYLLRFLLEVVSATFLILLFGEIIPKIYASRNSVQFSSFMARPLKILDVIFSPISLPMRYVTLKIQDTFGKQRSSLSVDQLSQALELTNDEDTTQEEQKLLQGIVSFGNTDTKQVMRPRMDLFALNIETPFEAIIKEIIDKGYSRIPVYEESIDTIKGVLYVKDLLPHLNKKKFKWTSILREPFFVPENKKLDDLMVEFQTKKVHLAVVVDEYGGTSGLVSLEDIIEEIVGDISDEYDDDDLIFTKIDNNNYSFDGKTPLKDVYRIIGLEEIEEFETRKGEAETLAGFVLEISGGFPRIGSKINFENYVFTIEALERKRIKQIKLTLINTIK; translated from the coding sequence TTGGATCCAGAACCCACGGTTTTAATTTCAAATTTATTAGTTATCAATACGTCATTAATTATAAGTGTTGTATTGCTTATTATTTTACTTCTTTGTTCTGCCCTAATTTCTGGAGCTGAAGTCGCATTGTTTTCTTTAACTAAATCTAATATTGATGAAGGTGAAGAAAACAAATCTGTTCCTATGGAAATCATAGCTACACTTTTAGAACGTCCAAAAAAGTTATTAGCCACAATTCTAGTTGCAAATAACTTTATTAATATCGCTGTGGTTTTATTATTTGCCTACATTGGTGAAACACTTTTTAGTAGTATTACTAATTATCTTCTTAGATTTTTACTCGAAGTGGTTTCTGCTACATTTTTAATATTACTCTTCGGTGAAATTATTCCTAAAATATATGCAAGTAGAAATAGTGTTCAGTTTTCATCTTTTATGGCAAGACCATTAAAAATATTAGATGTTATTTTCTCGCCAATAAGTTTACCTATGCGCTACGTAACACTTAAAATACAAGATACTTTTGGCAAACAACGCTCTAGTTTAAGCGTAGATCAATTATCTCAAGCTTTAGAATTGACAAATGATGAAGATACTACACAAGAAGAGCAAAAATTACTACAAGGTATTGTCTCTTTTGGTAATACAGATACAAAACAAGTGATGCGACCACGTATGGACTTATTCGCTTTAAATATTGAAACACCCTTTGAAGCTATTATAAAAGAAATTATTGATAAAGGCTATTCTAGAATTCCTGTATATGAAGAAAGTATAGATACCATAAAAGGTGTACTTTATGTAAAGGATTTATTACCACATTTGAATAAGAAAAAATTCAAATGGACATCCATATTACGTGAGCCTTTCTTTGTTCCTGAAAATAAGAAGCTTGATGATCTAATGGTAGAGTTTCAAACAAAAAAAGTACACCTTGCCGTCGTTGTTGATGAATATGGTGGAACCTCTGGGTTGGTCTCATTAGAAGATATTATCGAAGAAATTGTTGGTGATATTAGTGATGAATATGACGATGACGATTTAATTTTCACAAAAATCGACAACAATAATTATAGCTTTGATGGTAAAACACCTCTAAAAGATGTCTATAGAATTATTGGATTAGAAGAAATAGAAGAATTTGAAACTAGAAAAGGTGAAGCAGAAACATTAGCTGGATTTGTATTAGAAATTTCTGGTGGATTCCCCAGAATAGGTAGTAAAATAAATTTTGAAAATTACGTTTTTACTATAGAAGCTTTAGAGCGCAAACGTATAAAACAGATTAAACTCACACTTATTAATACTATTAAATGA
- the gldD gene encoding gliding motility lipoprotein GldD → MKRIIIPLMSWFILGCGEDPLPKPKALLRLEYPEANYKKASIPLPFTFEKNELTESIGSVKTSGDAIGVDVKYPSLKATIFLTYKKVENDNINNLLRDAQNLTQKHTIKADEIAQNEFLNLENKVYGMIYEIGGDAASQSQFYVTDSLNHFVSGSLYFYAKPNYDSIYPASEYLKKDIKHIMESIRWKE, encoded by the coding sequence ATGAAAAGAATAATTATACCTTTAATGAGTTGGTTTATTTTAGGCTGTGGAGAAGATCCACTCCCTAAACCAAAAGCTCTTTTAAGATTGGAATATCCTGAAGCGAACTACAAAAAAGCTTCTATCCCTTTACCATTTACATTTGAAAAAAATGAACTTACTGAATCAATTGGTTCCGTTAAAACTTCTGGCGATGCTATTGGTGTTGATGTTAAATATCCTTCATTAAAAGCAACCATTTTTTTAACTTATAAAAAAGTTGAGAATGATAATATAAACAATCTTTTAAGAGACGCTCAAAACCTAACACAAAAGCACACAATCAAGGCTGATGAAATTGCACAAAACGAATTTCTGAATCTTGAAAACAAAGTATATGGTATGATTTATGAAATTGGTGGCGATGCTGCATCTCAATCTCAATTCTATGTTACGGACAGTCTAAATCACTTTGTAAGTGGATCTTTGTATTTTTATGCAAAACCTAATTACGATTCAATTTATCCAGCTTCAGAATATCTTAAAAAAGATATTAAACATATTATGGAAAGTATTCGTTGGAAAGAGTAA
- the mutY gene encoding A/G-specific adenine glycosylase yields the protein MDFNKELINWYSIHKRELPWRGTQNPYFIWLSEIILQQTQVKQGLPYYESFVKTFPTVFDLANASEESILKLWQGLGYYSRARNLHTTSKYIANELNGVFPNNYNDLLKLKGVGDYTASAIASIAFNEVTAVVDGNVYRVLSRYFGIKTPINSTAGIKQFKTLATSLIDMIEPATYNQAIMEFGARQCKPKNPDCSICPIKNSCISLQKNLINTLPVKLKKTKVTNKYFNFLICIDKNKHVLFEKRTGKGIWQNLYQFPLVESKKSLKVNEFHLLNLEMTVLKSIDFDYSLYNEVDKVHKLSHQHLYTKFWIIEVEQLLEQGISINNLAKYPVPVLIGDFINEFKFMGL from the coding sequence ATGGATTTCAATAAAGAACTAATTAACTGGTACTCAATTCATAAACGAGAATTACCATGGAGAGGAACTCAAAACCCTTATTTCATTTGGCTTTCAGAAATTATTTTACAACAAACTCAAGTAAAACAAGGACTACCTTATTATGAAAGCTTTGTTAAGACATTTCCAACCGTTTTCGACCTTGCCAATGCCTCAGAAGAATCCATTTTAAAACTATGGCAAGGACTTGGCTACTACTCTAGAGCAAGAAATTTACATACTACGTCTAAATATATTGCTAACGAGCTTAATGGTGTTTTTCCTAACAATTATAATGACTTATTAAAACTAAAAGGAGTAGGTGATTACACAGCAAGTGCCATTGCCTCTATAGCATTTAATGAAGTTACAGCAGTTGTAGATGGGAATGTATATAGAGTCTTATCTCGTTATTTTGGTATAAAAACACCCATAAATTCTACTGCAGGAATAAAACAATTCAAAACACTTGCTACATCATTGATTGATATGATTGAACCAGCAACATACAATCAAGCTATTATGGAATTTGGTGCAAGACAATGCAAACCAAAAAATCCCGATTGTTCTATATGCCCAATAAAAAATAGTTGCATATCACTTCAGAAGAATTTAATTAATACGCTCCCTGTTAAATTGAAGAAAACGAAAGTGACTAATAAATATTTTAATTTTCTAATCTGTATAGATAAGAATAAACATGTTCTTTTTGAAAAACGTACAGGAAAAGGTATTTGGCAAAACCTATATCAGTTCCCGTTGGTTGAATCCAAAAAGAGTTTAAAGGTAAATGAGTTTCATCTTTTAAATCTTGAAATGACTGTTCTCAAATCTATTGACTTTGACTATTCATTATATAACGAAGTTGATAAAGTTCATAAATTATCACATCAACATCTTTACACTAAATTCTGGATTATAGAAGTAGAGCAATTACTTGAGCAAGGAATTTCAATTAATAATTTAGCAAAGTATCCTGTACCCGTACTTATAGGAGATTTTATAAATGAATTCAAATTTATGGGCTTATAG
- the pgi gene encoding glucose-6-phosphate isomerase translates to MALKATNPTKTDSWKKLSSHFESIKSKHLKDLFKSDTKRAEELTIKWDDFYVDFSKNRITKETLDLLLALANELELKDAIAKYFEGDIINATEGRAVSHTALRAPKDAEVFVDGVNVIPEVHLVKDKIKNFTNSIVNGDHRGYTGKVITDVVNIGIGGSDLGPAMVVDSLQYYKNHLQTHFVSNVDGDHHQEVIKNLDPETTLFVIVSKTFTTQETLSNANSIRAWFLESQPKEAVSKHFVAVSTNIESVKEFGIDESNIFPMKDWVGGRFSLWSAVGLSISLALGYKNFESLLIGANKMDEHFRTSDFDKNIPVISALLTIWYNNFFNAESEAIIPYTQYLNQFATYLQQGIMESNGKSVDRDGNRITYETGTLIWGEPGTNSQHAFFQLIHQGTKLIPADFIGFIESLHGNKDHHNKLMSNYFAQTEALMNGKTEAEVRSEFNGKSLTEGDINKLTPFKIFEGNKPTTSVLIQRLTPESLGKLIAMYEHKIFVQGIIWNIYSYDQFGVELGKQLAKSILNELNEDTTPVHHDVSTQALIACYKNNY, encoded by the coding sequence ATGGCATTAAAAGCAACCAATCCTACAAAAACAGATTCTTGGAAGAAGTTATCCTCACATTTTGAATCTATAAAATCTAAGCATTTAAAAGATTTATTTAAATCTGACACTAAAAGAGCCGAAGAATTAACTATAAAATGGGATGACTTCTATGTAGACTTTTCTAAAAACAGAATTACAAAAGAGACTTTAGATCTGTTATTAGCTCTTGCCAATGAGTTGGAATTAAAAGATGCTATAGCAAAATATTTTGAAGGCGACATCATAAATGCTACAGAAGGAAGGGCAGTTTCTCATACAGCTTTAAGAGCTCCAAAAGATGCAGAAGTTTTTGTAGATGGTGTTAATGTAATTCCTGAAGTTCATCTAGTAAAAGATAAAATTAAAAATTTCACGAATTCAATTGTCAATGGTGATCACAGAGGGTATACTGGCAAAGTAATTACTGATGTTGTAAATATTGGTATTGGTGGTTCTGATCTTGGGCCTGCTATGGTCGTAGATTCACTTCAATACTATAAAAACCATCTTCAAACTCATTTTGTTAGTAATGTAGATGGTGACCATCATCAAGAGGTTATAAAAAATCTAGACCCTGAAACGACACTTTTTGTGATTGTTTCTAAAACGTTTACAACTCAAGAAACTTTATCTAATGCAAATTCTATCAGAGCTTGGTTTTTAGAATCGCAACCAAAAGAAGCTGTATCAAAACACTTTGTTGCTGTATCAACAAATATTGAAAGTGTAAAAGAATTTGGTATTGATGAGTCAAATATCTTTCCAATGAAAGATTGGGTTGGTGGACGTTTTTCTCTATGGAGTGCGGTAGGATTATCAATTAGCTTAGCTTTGGGTTATAAGAATTTTGAGAGCCTTCTTATTGGAGCTAATAAAATGGATGAGCATTTTAGAACTTCAGATTTTGATAAAAATATTCCGGTTATTTCAGCATTGTTGACCATTTGGTATAATAATTTCTTTAATGCAGAAAGTGAAGCTATTATTCCATATACGCAATACCTCAATCAGTTTGCGACCTATCTACAACAAGGTATCATGGAAAGTAATGGTAAAAGTGTAGATAGAGATGGTAATAGAATTACCTACGAAACAGGAACTTTAATTTGGGGTGAACCTGGTACAAACTCACAGCATGCTTTTTTTCAATTAATACATCAAGGTACTAAATTGATTCCAGCAGATTTTATTGGTTTTATTGAATCTCTTCATGGTAATAAGGATCATCATAATAAGTTGATGTCTAATTATTTTGCACAAACCGAAGCTTTGATGAATGGAAAAACAGAGGCTGAAGTTCGATCTGAATTTAATGGAAAGTCACTAACAGAAGGCGACATTAATAAACTAACCCCTTTCAAGATATTTGAAGGTAATAAACCAACAACATCAGTCTTAATTCAAAGATTAACACCAGAGAGTTTAGGTAAATTAATAGCTATGTATGAGCATAAAATCTTTGTACAAGGTATTATTTGGAATATATACAGCTACGACCAATTTGGTGTTGAATTAGGTAAACAATTGGCAAAATCTATCTTAAATGAGTTGAACGAAGATACTACTCCTGTACATCACGATGTGTCTACCCAAGCATTGATAGCTTGTTATAAGAATAATTATTAA
- a CDS encoding TonB-dependent receptor, with product MKKFNQLLCVVVLTLFTTYAYAQSTIKGKVIDSDVNSPLPGANVIIKGTTNGAITNFDGNFTLTAESNSGEIVISYVGYVSQTIAFNGDTDLGTIVLMSSDVGLDEIMIVASIAVDRKTPVAVSTVRAADIQLKLGTQEFPEVLKSTPGVYATKSGGGFGDGRINLRGFNSENVAVMINGVPVNDMENGRVFWSNWAGLGDVTSSMQVQRGLGAARVAVPSIGGTINILTSTTDIEEGGSVMASIGNDGYRKYGVTYSTGLMDNGFAATVSAAKTDGNGYVAGTPFNAVSYFFNVSKEINDQHKLSFTAFGAKQRHGQRQNRQLIDTYRRSEDGIRYNSDWGYKNGQLTSIEDNFYHKPQISLNHYWDLNDNTSISTAVYASFGSGGGGGTLGSDNEAPGFEGDARFKFQSPDYRIGEFGPLDFDRIVDENIANGSNGSSAALRASRNDHNWYGVLSTLKTDLTDDLVFLAGLDWRSYTGKHFREVTDLLGGQFIINEDNENNPTGIARVGDKIAYNNDGLVGWLGAFTQLEYDVNENFNTFISLNASNTSYKRKDYFNYLDGDPLQETDRYNFFGFGAKGGANYRLTNNHNVFVNLGYFEKAADFDAVFPRFNNEDINAEAENQKILSFELGYGYRSDKLSANVNLYRTAWRDRTETIGFQLSADETGFANILGVNAVHQGIEIDFVYRATDKLNITGMASLGDWRWEDDVTDVQILNEEQEVVNTVNLFIADTPVGDAAQTTMALGLDYKLAAGTRFSVDYNYFDRLYADFDPSDRGVENAPDPWEVPAYGVFDTAFTHSFPFGKFKASLIARMNNVFNTKYIADALDGPGSNAETALVYYGFGRTFSFGATLKF from the coding sequence ATGAAAAAATTTAATCAACTTTTATGTGTTGTTGTTTTGACATTGTTTACAACATATGCATATGCTCAGAGTACTATCAAAGGAAAGGTTATTGATAGTGATGTAAATTCGCCGCTTCCTGGCGCTAATGTAATTATAAAAGGAACTACAAATGGCGCAATTACAAATTTTGACGGTAATTTTACTTTAACAGCAGAATCTAATTCTGGTGAAATTGTAATTTCTTATGTAGGCTATGTTAGTCAAACTATAGCTTTTAATGGTGACACTGATTTAGGTACAATCGTATTAATGTCTAGCGATGTCGGTTTAGATGAAATTATGATTGTAGCTTCAATAGCTGTGGATAGAAAAACTCCAGTTGCTGTTTCTACAGTAAGAGCTGCAGATATTCAGTTAAAATTAGGAACTCAAGAATTTCCAGAAGTTTTAAAATCAACACCAGGTGTTTATGCAACTAAATCAGGTGGTGGTTTCGGTGATGGTCGTATTAATTTACGTGGATTTAACTCAGAGAATGTTGCTGTTATGATTAACGGTGTACCAGTTAATGATATGGAAAACGGTCGTGTATTCTGGAGTAACTGGGCAGGCTTAGGTGATGTGACAAGTTCTATGCAAGTACAAAGAGGTCTTGGAGCTGCTAGAGTTGCAGTACCTTCTATAGGTGGAACAATCAATATTTTAACTAGTACCACTGATATTGAAGAAGGTGGAAGTGTTATGGCTAGTATTGGTAATGATGGTTACAGAAAATATGGTGTAACGTATTCTACTGGTTTAATGGATAATGGTTTTGCGGCTACAGTTTCAGCGGCAAAAACAGATGGTAACGGTTATGTTGCCGGAACACCATTTAATGCTGTATCTTATTTCTTTAATGTTTCTAAGGAGATTAATGATCAGCACAAATTGTCTTTCACTGCTTTCGGTGCTAAGCAACGTCATGGTCAAAGACAAAACAGACAATTAATTGATACATACAGAAGAAGTGAAGATGGCATTAGATATAACTCTGATTGGGGTTATAAAAATGGTCAATTAACTTCTATTGAGGATAACTTTTATCACAAACCACAAATATCATTAAACCACTATTGGGATCTTAATGACAATACGAGTATCTCAACTGCTGTTTATGCCTCTTTTGGCTCTGGTGGTGGAGGTGGAACTCTAGGAAGTGATAATGAAGCTCCTGGATTTGAAGGAGATGCTAGATTTAAATTTCAAAGTCCAGATTATAGAATAGGTGAATTTGGTCCTTTAGATTTTGATCGTATTGTTGATGAGAATATTGCAAACGGATCTAATGGTTCTAGTGCAGCTTTGAGAGCTTCACGTAATGATCACAATTGGTATGGTGTTTTATCTACTTTGAAAACTGATTTAACAGATGACTTAGTGTTTTTAGCTGGTTTAGATTGGAGAAGTTATACAGGAAAACACTTTAGAGAAGTTACGGATTTATTAGGTGGACAATTCATCATCAATGAAGATAATGAAAATAACCCAACAGGTATTGCAAGAGTTGGTGATAAAATAGCATATAATAACGATGGTTTAGTAGGATGGTTAGGAGCCTTCACACAATTAGAATATGATGTTAATGAAAACTTTAATACGTTTATCTCATTAAATGCGTCTAATACATCTTATAAAAGAAAAGATTACTTTAATTATTTAGATGGTGATCCATTGCAAGAAACTGATCGTTACAATTTCTTCGGTTTTGGTGCTAAAGGTGGTGCTAACTATAGACTTACAAATAACCACAATGTATTTGTTAATTTAGGATATTTTGAAAAAGCAGCAGACTTTGACGCTGTTTTCCCAAGATTCAATAACGAAGACATTAATGCTGAAGCTGAGAATCAAAAAATCTTAAGTTTTGAATTGGGTTATGGTTACAGAAGCGATAAATTATCTGCTAATGTTAACTTATACAGAACAGCTTGGAGAGATAGAACAGAAACAATAGGTTTTCAATTAAGTGCTGATGAAACAGGGTTTGCTAATATTTTAGGAGTAAATGCAGTTCATCAAGGTATAGAAATTGACTTTGTATACAGAGCTACAGATAAATTGAATATTACAGGTATGGCTTCTTTAGGAGACTGGAGATGGGAAGATGATGTAACAGATGTTCAAATTTTAAATGAAGAGCAAGAAGTTGTAAATACCGTTAATTTATTTATTGCAGATACACCTGTTGGTGACGCAGCACAAACGACTATGGCATTAGGATTAGATTATAAATTAGCCGCAGGCACAAGATTTTCTGTAGATTATAATTACTTTGATCGCTTATACGCGGACTTCGATCCTAGTGATAGAGGTGTAGAAAATGCTCCAGACCCGTGGGAAGTTCCTGCTTACGGTGTATTTGATACTGCTTTTACTCATAGTTTTCCATTTGGAAAATTCAAAGCTTCTTTAATAGCTAGAATGAATAATGTATTTAACACTAAATATATAGCTGATGCCTTAGATGGTCCAGGATCAAATGCTGAAACAGCATTAGTTTATTATGGTTTTGGTAGAACATTTAGTTTTGGAGCAACGCTTAAATTTTAA
- a CDS encoding single-stranded DNA-binding protein: MAGTLNKVMLIGNLGDEVKMHYFDDKNCVGRFPLATSETYTSKLTNERITNTEWHNIVVRNKAAEICEKYLSKGDKVYIEGRIKTRKWTDDKGMDRYSTEIQCNEFTFLNTKNESQQPQQSNTPNVVAKPQQSTENSVVPDGDDDLPF; this comes from the coding sequence ATGGCAGGAACGTTAAATAAAGTAATGCTTATTGGAAACTTAGGTGATGAAGTGAAAATGCATTATTTCGATGATAAAAATTGTGTTGGGCGTTTTCCTTTAGCAACAAGTGAAACTTACACAAGTAAGCTAACAAACGAGCGCATTACCAATACTGAATGGCATAATATTGTGGTTAGAAATAAAGCTGCTGAAATTTGTGAAAAATATCTATCCAAAGGTGATAAAGTATACATAGAAGGTCGTATAAAGACCAGAAAATGGACTGATGATAAAGGTATGGATCGTTATTCAACTGAAATACAATGTAATGAGTTTACATTTTTAAATACTAAAAATGAATCTCAACAACCACAACAATCTAATACACCAAATGTAGTTGCCAAACCACAACAATCTACTGAAAATAGTGTTGTACCAGATGGTGATGATGATTTACCATTCTAA
- a CDS encoding choice-of-anchor J domain-containing protein translates to MKRIVYLLAFIGAVFTGCNPVEDINNDLGAQDAPIVGEVEYTLTDDDYADLELSFGNFSSDEDARVAIPGLLSNKYPHFGDGSSALVTYKLFVGSAEGASDLTGSDVYEFSNADYATTGSDAFGFYPNVDATEEIPAVLDAQIAAPTEGQIVLVEYDQYFETPEIGLANLYSAAFPADYDSYELVSVSGLDELGWTVGSANVQGSGFNGSANAVEEWLISPQVDLTGESDLLFQITQEIDFLGDDTLIDVMVSTNYTTGTDPMTATWTAFAFDKTIFGSLTASEDFDFSAYDGQQIHIGLKYSSTDSDSPRWRVQSMAIKAVGVSGDTDSKGEYFVYEGGSWEAADDVYYLSTSDYDSMGEEFGQPGRFDNFSSGTPADNYLPTFLSITYPFAQEEDEMFVIYKYFSSNSGLGTRGNLYTYTDGIWVGSQSVIDTSLQFGLENGIWVPDNTIRYSMTGADYTAIVSALASAYPDATGSMDNFGNFDRRPGNSAEWTDAMVLEAINVVLNILDPSAAEEQKYIVTVDVYTGSNGFEDFAVIKEGGVWVYQ, encoded by the coding sequence ATGAAAAGAATAGTTTATTTATTAGCCTTTATTGGCGCAGTCTTTACAGGTTGTAATCCTGTTGAAGACATTAATAACGATCTTGGAGCACAAGACGCGCCAATTGTTGGCGAAGTAGAATATACATTAACTGATGATGACTATGCTGATTTAGAGCTAAGTTTTGGAAACTTTAGTTCTGATGAAGATGCTAGAGTAGCTATACCTGGTTTATTATCGAATAAGTATCCTCATTTTGGTGATGGTTCTTCTGCATTAGTAACTTATAAATTATTTGTAGGTTCTGCAGAAGGTGCAAGTGATCTTACAGGTTCAGATGTTTATGAGTTTTCAAATGCTGATTATGCTACAACTGGTAGTGATGCTTTTGGATTTTACCCTAATGTAGATGCTACAGAGGAAATCCCTGCAGTTTTAGATGCGCAAATTGCAGCACCAACTGAAGGCCAAATTGTCTTAGTAGAATATGATCAATATTTTGAAACTCCTGAAATAGGATTAGCAAATTTGTATAGTGCTGCTTTTCCAGCTGATTACGATAGTTATGAATTGGTATCTGTTTCTGGTCTTGATGAACTTGGTTGGACAGTAGGTTCAGCTAACGTCCAAGGTTCTGGTTTTAATGGTAGTGCAAATGCTGTTGAAGAATGGCTTATATCACCTCAAGTTGATTTAACTGGTGAATCTGATTTATTGTTTCAAATCACACAAGAAATTGATTTCTTAGGCGATGATACATTAATTGATGTTATGGTGTCTACTAACTATACTACAGGTACTGATCCTATGACTGCGACATGGACTGCTTTTGCTTTTGATAAAACAATTTTTGGTAGCTTAACAGCATCAGAAGATTTTGATTTTTCTGCATATGATGGTCAACAGATTCATATAGGACTTAAGTACAGTTCTACAGATTCTGATTCACCAAGATGGAGAGTACAATCTATGGCAATTAAAGCAGTAGGTGTTTCTGGTGATACTGATTCTAAAGGTGAATACTTTGTGTACGAAGGTGGATCATGGGAAGCAGCAGATGATGTATATTATCTAAGTACTTCAGATTATGATTCTATGGGTGAAGAGTTCGGACAACCTGGACGATTCGATAATTTTAGTAGTGGAACACCTGCAGATAATTATTTACCAACATTTTTAAGTATTACATATCCTTTTGCTCAAGAGGAAGATGAAATGTTTGTGATTTACAAGTATTTTTCTAGTAATAGTGGTTTAGGTACAAGAGGTAATCTTTATACGTATACAGATGGTATATGGGTAGGAAGTCAGAGTGTAATAGATACATCATTACAGTTTGGATTAGAAAATGGTATATGGGTACCTGATAATACGATCAGATACTCAATGACAGGTGCAGATTATACTGCAATTGTTTCTGCGTTAGCTAGTGCTTATCCTGATGCTACTGGAAGTATGGATAATTTTGGAAACTTTGATAGACGTCCAGGTAATTCTGCAGAATGGACGGATGCAATGGTATTAGAAGCAATTAACGTAGTCTTAAACATTTTAGATCCTTCAGCAGCTGAAGAACAAAAATATATTGTTACTGTAGATGTTTATACAGGTAGTAATGGATTTGAAGATTTTGCTGTTATTAAAGAAGGTGGAGTTTGGGTCTACCAATAG